GGGCGCCGCGCGCTGGAGCGTTATCTGGACCACATGGAGGCGCTGATTCGGCACGTGCGGTCGCAGTGAGGGAGGGCAACGGGGTCGTGACGTCTTGGTGCGCGCGTTCGGCGCGTATTTTTCGAGGCCGGCACTTGGCGATGCAAAGGACTTTGTTCGACGCTTCGGCGCGGGCCTGCGCATGGCGGCGATCGCCGTGACGCACCACGGCATGGACCCCAGAGACGAGCACACCGATGAACGATCCGCGCAATCGGCCCGGCGCCGTACTGGGCACAGGCCTCGTGCTCGGCCTCCTCGCGGATGCGCTGTTCCGTGCCGACGGCGAGCCGGCCCTGAACCTCTTCCTGTGGGCGGCGGCGCTGGGCACCGCCGTCGTACTGCTCCGCCGCGCACGGGGTGCACCGACCAGCCGCGAGGCGGTGGCCCTGCTGGCCACCGGCCTCGTCATCGCCGCGAGTCTGGCATGGCGGGACTCACCCACACTGAAGCTGCTGACGCTCGCCGCCACGGCCGGCGTGTTCGCGTTGGCGGCGCTCGATGCAGGCAAGGCCTGGGTGAGGCACGCGAGCGTGACCCGGTACGGGCTCGCGGTGGTGGTGGCTGCCGCCCGCGCCGGGTTCGGCGTGCTGGTGCCGCTCGCAGACGTGGACGGGGCGGCGCTGCGCGCGCATTCGGCCAGCGGTTCGCGGCGGAGGCGCGTGGGCGCCATCGTCCGCGGCATCCTCATCGCACTGCCGCTGCTGGTGGTGTTCGGCGGCCTGTTCATGGCGGCGGACGCGGTGTTCGAACGCCTGGTGGTGAACGCGTTCCGGATCGATCTGGAGGACCTGGCGAGCCACGTGGCGCTCACCGGCTTCTTCGGATGGGTCGCCACCGGCTACGTGTACGGCTTCCTCACCGGCATGCGGCTGCCCGCCCGGCGGGCGCACTCGCCGCGCGACGCGATCCAGGATGCACCGCTCCGCGTCCTCGCCCGGCGCCCGTCGCTGGGCATCACCGAGAGTGGTGTCGCGCTCGGCCTGCTCGCAGCGCTCTTCGCCATGTTCGTCGTGGTCCAGTTCCGGTACCTGTTCGGCGGCGCGGAGCTGGTGGAGGTCACGCCGGGGCTGACCTATGCGGAGTACGCGCGGCGCGGCTTCTTCGAGCTGGTCGCGGTGGTGGCGCTGATGGTGCCGGTGCTGCTGGCGGCGGACTGGCTGCTGCGGCGCGAGCGGCCGCGGGACGAGCGCGTCTTCCGCGCCATCGCGGGCGTGCACGTCGTCCTGCTGGCGGCGGTGATGACGTCGGCGCTCCAGAGAATGCGGCTCTACCTGGAGGCGTACGGCCTGACGGAGGCGCGGTTCTACGCGACGTCGTTCCTGATCTGGCTCGCCGTGGTCCTGCTCTGGTTCGTGGCGACGGTCTTGCGCGGGCGACGCGACCGGTTCGCGTTCGGCGCGCTCGTGTCCGCCGTCGTCGTCGTGACGGCGCTCCATGGGATCAACCCGGACGCGGTCATCGCGCGCACGAACCTCGCCCGCGAGCGTGCGGGCAAGGAGCTCGACGCGGCGTACATCGCGTACCTGAGCGGCGACGCGGTCCCCGTGCTGGTCCCGGCGCTGCCCGCGCTGCCCACGGAGGCACGCTGCCGCATAGCGGAACGGCTGCTACGGCTCTGGGGTGGGGAGCGAGGGCTGGACTGGCGGAGCTGGAACCGGAGCGCGGCGCGTGCGCGCGCCATCGTCCGCGGGCGTGCGGCGGACCTGGGCCGCTTCGCGGACGAATGCCCGCGGCCCGGCCGCTAAGCCGGGTGGTGCCGCAGGTCCGGCGCCAGCGGCGGCGTGTCCTCCTCCCGCGGCGGCTCGGGCGCCGGCGGGGCCTTGCCGGCGATGCGCGCCATGTTGTCGAGGAAGATGCGCTCGTCGGGACGGAGCGCGTCCACACCGAGAGCCTCGACCTTCGCGAGCAGGCGAACGACCTCCTCGCGGTTGATCTCGTGGAGCTTGTCCAGGTCGATGCTCTGCCACCGCTGGCGAGCTTCGGCGGCCCGGGCGAGCTGGGAGGCGTAGAACGAGTTGGGCATCTCGACGACGCGGCGCCTCCCCTGGCGCCGGGCGCGAACGCCCCGGGCGATGGCGACGCCCAGCGCGGCGCCTGCAACGACCGCCAGCATGCCGAGCGACATGAAAAAGAGAGGATCGAACGCGCGCATCGTCGTCACCTGCTGCTGGGGCGCGGCCACGGCTTCGGCCGCGTCCTCCGACATCGCCGACTGTGGCACCCGTACGTTCGCCAGGATGCCGCGTCAGCGCAAGGGGTTGCCGCCCGCGGGGCCGGCGCGCCGGTGGGGCTCACGGCCCGAGGGCGGACCCACCGGAGCACACGGACCGGCGATCCTCCACGGCCGGCCGCCGGCCGCGACGGCCCTCAAGGGTGGGCGGCCGACGCGTCGTCCGCCTCGCACGCCGAAGCGCGCCGCAGCAGCAGCGCGCGTTCGCGTTCGTTGCGGGTGAGCGACGCCGCGCGCCGGAACTCGGCGCGCGCCTCCTCGAGCCGTCCGAGCTTTGCCAGCAGGTCGCCGCGCACGGCGGGCAGGAGGTGATACGCCCTCATGGACGGCTCGTCGAGGAGCCGGTCGGCGATCTCGAGGCCGGCGGCGGGGCCGAACGCCTGCCCGACGGCCACGGCGCGGTTGAGTTCCACGACAGGCGAAGGGGTGAGCCGGGCGAGCGCGTCGTAGAGCGCCGCGATGCGTTCCCAGTCCGTCTCCGCGGCCGTGGGGGCCTGTGCGTGGCACGCGGCGATCGCGGCCTGGAGCGTGTACGGCCCGGGGGCGCCGCCGAGCGCCAGCGCCCGATCGAGCGCGGCGAGCCCACGGCGAATGAGGAGCGGGTCCCAGCGGGTGCGGTCCTGGTCGAGCAGCAGGACCGGCTCGCCATCCGGTCCGATCCGCGCGCGCAGCCGGGACGCCTGGAGCTCCATCAGTGCGACGAGCCCGTGCGCCTCCGGTTCGTTCGGCGCGAGCGCGGCCAGAATCCGGCCGAGCCGGAGCGCATCCTCGCAGAGCGCGGGCCGAACCCAATCATCGCCGGCCGTCGCCGCATAGCCCTCGTTGAAGATCAGGTAGATCACCTCGAGCACGGAGCCGAGGCGAGCAGCGAGATCGGGGCCCCGGGGCACCTCGAACGGAACGCGTGCCTCGCGTAGCGTACGCTTGGCGCGGACGATTCGTTGCGCGAGCGTGGGCACGGGCACGAGGAACGCGCGCGCGATCTCCTCGGTGGTGAGGCCGCCGACCAGCCGGAGGGTGAGCGCGACGCGCGCCTCCTTCGGGAGCACGGGGTGGCAGCAGATGAAGATGAGGCGGAGCAGGTCGTCGCCGATGGGGTCGTCGAGCGCCTCGTCGAGATCGGGGCCGGCCATCTCCTGCTCCACCTCCAGCTCGCGGCCGAGCTCGTCGTGCTTGCGATCCAAGAGGTGGCCGCGGCGCAGGTGATCGATAGCGCGGCGCCTGGCGGTGGTCATGAGCCAGGCGCCCGGGTTGTCCGGCACGCCCGTCTCCGGCCAGCGTTCCAGTGCGGCGACGAGCGCATCCTGCGCCAGGTCCTCTGCCAGGCCGACGTCGCCGACCAGCCGCGTGAGCCCGGCGATGATGCGGGCGGACTCGATCCGCCAGACCGCCTCGATCGCGCGGTGCGTGTCTTCTGCCGTCATGGCTCCTGGGCGATGCCCATCGGACGTTCCTCGCGCGGCGGCATCGTCGCCGCCACGCCGCACGCCGGCCGGCTGCCGCCACGCTCCGCCGTGGCGAGTCGGGCCGCCGCGGGAAGCTGGGCCGCAGCCCTCATCGTGTCAAACGATCCCGCCGCGACGAGCCCGTCCTCTTGTGGGATGTCGCAGCGTCCCCCACCATACCGGCGGCGCGGGACTCGTCAGTACACCCCCACGGAGCGCATGTCCATGGCAGCCGAGACCTCCACCTACCTCCTCATCTTCCGCGAGACCACGCCGGAACGCTACGAGGCGCTCTCCCGCGAGGAACGCATGCAGGCCCTCGCGCGCTGGAACGCCTGGTGCGACGAGCTGGTGGCGCAGGGCAAGCTCAGGAGCGGCAACACGCTGCAGCCCGAGGGCCGCGTCGTCACCAGGCAGGGCACCACCGACGGCCCGTTCGCCGAGGCCAAGGAGGTCGTCGGCGGCTATTTCCTCCTCGAGGCCGCGAGTCTGGACGAGGCCACCGCGATTGCCGAGCAGTGCCCCAACCTGCCGTACGGCATGGCCGTGGAGGTCCGGCCCATCGGCCAGGCCTGCCACCTCGCCCGCTCGCTGGGCTGGACGACGATGCGCGGGCCCGGAGACGGCCAGCCGGCCTGATGACGGCCGGCCGGCGCGGGCAATGCTGCGGCCTGTCACAGCTCGCTCACACGATGCGCAAGGCGGGGCCGCGTGCGCTGGGCGGCGGCGGGCCGTGACCAGCACGGCCTCGCGCCGCCGCTCTGCGCTACCGCGCTCCGCCCGCCGATCAGACCTGCGGGCCGTTGACCATCCACGGCACGCCGAACCGGTCCACCAGCATGCCGAACCGCTGTGCCCAGAAGGACGGCTGGAGCGGCATCGTGACCTGGCCACCCTCGGCGAGGGC
The nucleotide sequence above comes from bacterium. Encoded proteins:
- a CDS encoding RNA polymerase subunit sigma-24 produces the protein MTAEDTHRAIEAVWRIESARIIAGLTRLVGDVGLAEDLAQDALVAALERWPETGVPDNPGAWLMTTARRRAIDHLRRGHLLDRKHDELGRELEVEQEMAGPDLDEALDDPIGDDLLRLIFICCHPVLPKEARVALTLRLVGGLTTEEIARAFLVPVPTLAQRIVRAKRTLREARVPFEVPRGPDLAARLGSVLEVIYLIFNEGYAATAGDDWVRPALCEDALRLGRILAALAPNEPEAHGLVALMELQASRLRARIGPDGEPVLLLDQDRTRWDPLLIRRGLAALDRALALGGAPGPYTLQAAIAACHAQAPTAAETDWERIAALYDALARLTPSPVVELNRAVAVGQAFGPAAGLEIADRLLDEPSMRAYHLLPAVRGDLLAKLGRLEEARAEFRRAASLTRNERERALLLRRASACEADDASAAHP